One Defluviimonas sp. SAOS-178_SWC DNA window includes the following coding sequences:
- a CDS encoding glutathione S-transferase family protein: MLTIYGVYRSRASRNFWLLNELDMTFEHVPVIQGYRLPDPGAEDAPFNTLSPGFLSISPAGAVPVLKDGDFVLSESLAMNLYIARKAGGPLAPANEQENALMEQWALYGMTAIESHALTIMYAHAEGRAKTPEGQAEIAAGEARLRRPLGVLNSHLRENGHMIGGRFTVADINMAEIVRYTQAEPALLSAYPDIEKWLAACHARPAFKAMWEKRLAEPA, from the coding sequence ATGCTGACCATCTACGGCGTTTACCGCAGCCGCGCCTCGCGCAACTTCTGGCTCTTGAACGAGCTTGATATGACGTTCGAACACGTGCCGGTGATCCAGGGCTACCGCCTGCCCGATCCGGGCGCCGAGGACGCGCCGTTCAACACGCTGTCGCCCGGCTTCCTGTCGATCAGCCCGGCCGGTGCCGTCCCGGTCCTGAAGGACGGCGATTTCGTCCTGTCGGAATCGCTCGCGATGAACCTCTACATCGCCCGGAAGGCCGGCGGGCCGCTGGCCCCCGCGAACGAACAGGAAAACGCCCTGATGGAGCAATGGGCGCTTTACGGCATGACCGCCATCGAGAGCCACGCCCTCACCATCATGTACGCTCATGCCGAGGGTCGCGCGAAGACTCCGGAAGGCCAGGCCGAGATCGCCGCCGGGGAAGCGCGTCTGCGCCGCCCCCTCGGAGTTCTCAACTCCCACCTGCGCGAAAACGGCCACATGATCGGCGGCCGTTTCACGGTGGCCGACATCAACATGGCCGAAATCGTGCGCTACACCCAGGCCGAGCCGGCCCTTCTGTCGGCCTATCCCGACATCGAGAAATGGCTCGCCGCCTGCCACGCGCGTCCCGCCTTCAAGGCGATGTGGGAAAAGCGGCTGGCGGAGCCGGCATAG
- a CDS encoding pyridoxal phosphate-dependent aminotransferase, which translates to MPFISDTLARVKPSPTIAVTNKARELKAAGKDVIGLGAGEPDFDTPQNIKDAAKRAIDEGKTKYTAVDGIPELKEAICAKFKRENGLSYRPNQITVGTGGKQTLYNALMATCNPGDEVIIPAPYWVSYPDMVLLAGGTPVAVECGIETNFKLTPDKLDAAITPKTKWFIFNSPSNPTGAGYTRDELKALTDVLMKHPHVWVMSDDMYEHLVFDDFEFVSPAQVEPGLYDRTLTCNGVSKAYAMTGWRIGYAAGPVELIKAMGTIQSQSTSNPCSIAQYAAVEALNGPQGFLAENKKTFQRRRDLVVSMLNQAKGLKCPRPEGAFYVYPDISGCIGKTSAGGATIGNDEDFATALLEETGIAVVFGAAFGLSPNFRVSYATSDAALEEACGRIQAFCAGLR; encoded by the coding sequence ATGCCGTTCATTTCCGACACGCTGGCCCGCGTCAAACCCTCGCCGACCATCGCGGTGACCAACAAGGCGCGGGAGTTGAAGGCTGCCGGGAAGGACGTCATCGGCCTCGGCGCCGGGGAGCCGGATTTCGACACGCCCCAGAACATCAAGGACGCCGCGAAGCGCGCCATCGACGAGGGCAAGACGAAATATACCGCCGTCGACGGCATCCCGGAACTGAAAGAGGCGATCTGCGCCAAGTTCAAGCGCGAGAACGGGCTGAGCTACAGGCCGAACCAGATCACCGTCGGCACCGGCGGCAAGCAGACGCTCTACAACGCGCTGATGGCCACCTGCAATCCGGGCGACGAGGTGATCATCCCAGCGCCATACTGGGTGAGCTATCCCGACATGGTGCTTCTGGCGGGCGGGACGCCGGTGGCCGTGGAATGCGGGATCGAGACCAATTTCAAGCTGACGCCGGATAAGCTCGACGCCGCGATCACGCCGAAGACCAAGTGGTTCATCTTCAACTCGCCGTCGAACCCGACGGGCGCGGGCTACACGCGCGATGAACTGAAGGCGCTGACCGACGTCCTGATGAAGCACCCGCATGTCTGGGTCATGTCGGACGACATGTACGAACACCTCGTCTTCGACGATTTCGAGTTTGTCTCGCCGGCGCAGGTCGAACCCGGGCTTTACGACCGCACGCTGACCTGCAACGGCGTCTCCAAGGCCTACGCGATGACCGGCTGGCGCATCGGCTACGCGGCCGGTCCGGTGGAACTCATCAAGGCGATGGGCACGATCCAGTCGCAGTCCACGTCGAACCCCTGCTCGATCGCGCAATATGCGGCCGTCGAGGCGCTGAACGGGCCGCAGGGCTTCCTCGCCGAGAACAAGAAGACCTTCCAACGCCGCCGCGACCTCGTCGTGTCGATGCTGAACCAGGCCAAGGGCCTTAAATGCCCGCGCCCCGAAGGCGCCTTCTACGTCTATCCCGACATCTCGGGCTGCATCGGCAAGACCTCGGCCGGCGGCGCGACGATCGGAAACGACGAGGACTTCGCCACCGCCCTTCTGGAGGAAACCGGCATCGCCGTGGTCTTCGGCGCGGCCTTCGGGCTTTCGCCGAACTTCCGCGTCAGCTACGCTACCTCGGACGCGGCGCTGGAAGAGGCCTGCGGACGGATTCAGGCGTTCTGCGCCGGTCTGCGCTGA
- a CDS encoding succinate dehydrogenase assembly factor 2: MTEEAADRLKRMTMRSWRRGTKEMDLILGPFADAHLAAMMPAALDLYDALLGENDQDIYPWITGAAPAPARFAGLIDEIGAFACAGRRSAS, encoded by the coding sequence ATGACCGAGGAAGCGGCCGACCGCCTCAAGCGGATGACGATGCGGTCGTGGCGGCGGGGCACGAAGGAAATGGACCTGATCCTCGGCCCCTTCGCCGACGCGCATCTGGCGGCGATGATGCCCGCCGCGCTCGACCTTTACGATGCGCTTCTGGGCGAGAACGATCAGGACATCTACCCCTGGATCACCGGCGCCGCCCCGGCGCCGGCGCGGTTCGCCGGTCTCATCGACGAGATCGGCGCCTTCGCGTGCGCGGGGCGCAGATCAGCCTCCTGA
- a CDS encoding SAM-dependent methyltransferase produces MWNDRYARDDYLFGTEPADFLRRVERFLSPGQSALCVADGEGRNSVWLAGQGLRVTAFDPAANAVAKARKLASERDVTVDFQLCDLDGWDWSRPFDVVAGIFIQFVGPDERVVLFDRLDRSLRPGGLLLLHGYAPRQVDYGTGGPPYRENMYTLDLLRESFAGYDVLRDADFDAEVDEGKGHSGRSALIDFVARKPGREGHAKG; encoded by the coding sequence ATGTGGAATGACCGCTACGCGAGGGACGACTATCTGTTCGGAACCGAGCCCGCGGATTTCCTGCGGCGGGTGGAGAGGTTCCTCTCGCCGGGGCAGAGCGCGTTGTGCGTCGCCGATGGCGAGGGGCGGAATTCCGTGTGGCTGGCCGGGCAGGGGCTTCGCGTGACCGCGTTCGATCCGGCGGCGAATGCGGTGGCCAAGGCGCGGAAGTTGGCGAGTGAGCGGGACGTCACAGTCGATTTCCAGCTTTGCGACCTCGACGGTTGGGACTGGTCCCGGCCGTTCGACGTGGTGGCGGGCATCTTCATCCAGTTCGTCGGCCCGGATGAACGGGTCGTGCTTTTCGACCGGCTCGACCGCTCGCTGCGGCCCGGTGGCCTTCTTCTCCTCCACGGCTACGCGCCACGTCAGGTGGACTACGGGACGGGCGGGCCGCCCTATCGCGAGAACATGTACACGCTCGACCTCTTGCGGGAGAGTTTCGCGGGTTACGACGTGCTGAGGGACGCGGATTTCGACGCCGAGGTGGATGAAGGCAAGGGCCATTCGGGCCGCTCCGCGCTGATCGACTTCGTGGCGCGGAAGCCGGGGCGAGAGGGCCACGCAAAGGGGTGA
- a CDS encoding AMP-binding protein — translation MSLKMHRLPIKRQITPVSPSKTGVKYRKDCYQARRGILAAKWTKIRSLELTMPDVSRSPYLRPGYANYVPLSPISFLQRSADTFPDKIAVKDGATVLTYRSLQQRCHALASALLHQGLQPGQTVAVMMRNTHYLLEAHFGVPLAGGVLNAINTRLDSRAVTYILDHSDAPFMLVDDASLDIACEAAAMADHPIRIVTANVTNRPDGSADYEECLSSAPNDTRPGLPADEWLPISLSYTSGTTGKPKGVLCHHRGAYINSLGNVMAARIDDQTNYLWTLPMFHCNGWSHTWGVTAVGGTHICLPRIDPARIMELIESERITHMCAAPVVMKMMLEWAEAHDYRLTSPVRILTGGAPPASRTIIEMESIGFDVIQIFGQTETTGPSLIWEKPSNFAALSVLDRAKLKTRQGHRQVAIEAAIVANPDTLQELPRDGSSMGELLLRGNTVMMGYLDDPEETEKAMRGGWFHTGDLAVRHPDGSFEIKDRAKDIIISGGENISCLEIEEVLQQHQAVQHVAVVARPDEKWGEHPCAFIELKSTRSEVTETELVEFCRRHLASFKVPRSFVFGDLPKTETGKIQKYILRKELRRTGSQHERETR, via the coding sequence GTGTCGCTCAAGATGCATCGCCTGCCCATCAAGAGGCAAATCACACCTGTTTCGCCCTCAAAAACCGGCGTTAAGTATCGGAAAGACTGTTACCAAGCGCGGCGAGGGATTTTGGCCGCTAAGTGGACCAAGATCAGATCATTGGAGTTGACTATGCCGGATGTGTCTCGTTCGCCCTATCTGCGGCCAGGGTATGCCAATTACGTTCCGTTGTCGCCAATCTCGTTCCTGCAACGCTCGGCGGATACTTTTCCAGACAAGATCGCGGTCAAAGATGGCGCGACGGTCCTCACCTACCGCAGTCTGCAACAGCGGTGTCACGCCTTGGCCTCTGCTCTTCTCCATCAGGGACTGCAACCGGGGCAGACCGTTGCCGTGATGATGCGCAACACCCATTATTTGCTCGAGGCGCATTTTGGCGTGCCTCTTGCCGGCGGCGTATTAAATGCGATTAACACACGCTTGGATAGCAGGGCAGTAACGTACATTCTCGACCACAGCGATGCGCCTTTCATGCTTGTCGATGACGCATCTCTCGATATCGCCTGCGAAGCTGCGGCAATGGCAGACCACCCGATCAGGATCGTCACTGCGAATGTCACGAACCGACCCGACGGATCGGCCGACTACGAAGAATGTCTGAGTTCCGCCCCAAACGACACGCGCCCCGGACTGCCCGCCGACGAGTGGCTTCCGATTAGCCTCAGCTACACTTCCGGCACAACGGGCAAACCCAAAGGAGTTTTGTGTCATCACCGCGGGGCGTACATCAACAGCCTCGGCAACGTGATGGCCGCGCGGATCGACGACCAGACGAATTATCTCTGGACCCTGCCGATGTTCCATTGCAACGGATGGAGCCACACGTGGGGCGTGACGGCCGTGGGCGGTACCCATATCTGCCTGCCGCGGATCGATCCGGCGCGAATTATGGAGTTAATCGAAAGCGAGCGGATAACCCATATGTGCGCGGCCCCCGTGGTGATGAAGATGATGTTGGAATGGGCCGAAGCGCATGATTACCGACTGACCTCTCCTGTCCGCATTTTGACCGGGGGCGCACCGCCCGCCAGCCGCACCATTATCGAAATGGAGTCGATTGGCTTCGACGTCATCCAGATTTTCGGTCAGACTGAAACCACGGGTCCCAGTCTGATCTGGGAAAAACCTTCGAATTTCGCGGCACTTTCCGTGCTGGATCGCGCAAAGCTGAAGACGCGGCAGGGTCATAGGCAGGTTGCCATTGAGGCTGCGATCGTGGCCAATCCCGACACGCTGCAGGAGCTTCCCCGTGACGGCAGTTCGATGGGCGAGTTGCTACTGCGCGGAAACACGGTGATGATGGGCTATCTGGACGACCCGGAAGAGACGGAAAAAGCCATGCGGGGCGGATGGTTCCACACCGGGGATCTTGCGGTACGCCACCCGGACGGCAGCTTCGAAATAAAGGACCGCGCCAAGGATATCATCATCTCGGGGGGCGAAAACATTTCGTGCCTGGAAATCGAAGAGGTGCTTCAACAGCATCAAGCGGTTCAGCACGTGGCCGTCGTCGCCCGGCCAGACGAAAAATGGGGCGAACATCCGTGTGCCTTCATCGAGCTGAAATCGACCCGCTCTGAGGTGACAGAAACTGAACTTGTAGAGTTTTGCCGTCGGCATCTGGCGAGTTTCAAGGTTCCGAGATCTTTTGTTTTCGGCGACCTGCCAAAGACCGAGACCGGCAAGATCCAGAAGTACATTTTGCGTAAAGAACTGCGGCGGACCGGATCGCAACATGAAAGGGAGACCAGATGA
- a CDS encoding TetR family transcriptional regulator, with product MKTSGNEKPAAAPRGKNRDRTRTKEFILQVAIQEFSEKGLDGARVEQIAKRAEVNMRMIYHYYESKENLYIAALERVYADVRQAEIRLDIENLRPEMAFRKLIRFTFDHFQRNTDLIRLVMGENLLYARYLKQSQLVPQMTARLRDLVAATLKRGQEDGQFHKEIDAQQFWLSMFSLCWVPVANQHTLSWTLQTDLQDSTWKEQTKLHIEDILLNYLLV from the coding sequence ATGAAAACCTCAGGTAACGAGAAACCGGCGGCCGCGCCACGTGGCAAGAATCGCGACCGGACGCGCACCAAGGAGTTCATTCTTCAGGTCGCCATTCAGGAATTCAGCGAGAAAGGTCTTGATGGCGCGCGTGTTGAACAGATCGCCAAACGGGCGGAAGTCAACATGCGGATGATATACCATTACTACGAGAGCAAGGAAAATCTTTACATCGCCGCGCTGGAACGGGTTTATGCTGATGTACGCCAAGCCGAAATTCGCCTCGACATCGAAAACCTGCGCCCTGAGATGGCGTTCCGCAAGTTGATCCGTTTCACTTTCGATCACTTTCAACGCAACACTGACTTGATCAGGCTCGTGATGGGCGAAAACCTGTTGTACGCGCGATATCTCAAGCAGTCGCAACTGGTGCCGCAGATGACGGCGCGCCTGCGCGATTTGGTCGCCGCCACATTGAAGCGCGGACAGGAAGACGGCCAGTTCCACAAGGAAATTGATGCGCAGCAGTTCTGGCTCTCGATGTTTTCGCTATGCTGGGTACCTGTTGCGAACCAGCACACTTTGTCCTGGACCCTGCAGACCGACCTGCAGGATAGCACGTGGAAAGAGCAGACCAAGCTGCATATCGAAGACATCTTGCTGAACTATCTTCTCGTCTGA
- the ppk2 gene encoding polyphosphate kinase 2, translated as MTEVVTQAAGDAAETIEGEGAPGAAAASARVRKSQSGAGAKGPKTFPVVNADSIRHAFETGTYPYARKMARGIYEAEKSLLQAELLKLQLWAQETGQKFVILFEGRDAAGKGGTIKRFMEHLNPRFARVVALNKPSDEEKGQWFFQRYIEHLPTAGEMVFYDRSWYNRAGVERVMGFCSPTDYLEFMRQVPELERMLVRSGIRLYKYWFSVTRDEQRRRFECRETDPLKRWKLSPIDKASLDKWDDYTEAKEAMFFYTDTADAPWTIVKSDDKKRARLNCMRHFLASLDYPGKDLEVVTAPDPLIVGRASHVVHGADHILGASLHPEMRRARAEDADEEGNGPVPSRSHRSKAGAKAAPAGEKTPSDAG; from the coding sequence ATGACGGAGGTGGTGACTCAAGCGGCCGGTGACGCGGCGGAAACGATCGAGGGCGAGGGCGCGCCGGGCGCGGCGGCCGCCTCGGCCAGGGTCCGCAAATCGCAGAGCGGTGCGGGTGCGAAGGGGCCGAAGACCTTCCCCGTCGTCAATGCCGACTCCATCCGGCACGCGTTCGAGACCGGGACCTATCCCTATGCGCGGAAGATGGCGCGCGGGATCTATGAGGCGGAGAAGTCGCTGCTCCAGGCCGAGCTTCTCAAGCTCCAGCTCTGGGCGCAGGAGACCGGGCAGAAATTCGTCATCCTCTTCGAGGGTCGGGACGCCGCCGGCAAGGGCGGCACGATCAAGCGCTTCATGGAGCATCTCAACCCGCGCTTCGCGCGCGTCGTGGCGCTCAACAAGCCCTCGGACGAGGAGAAGGGCCAGTGGTTCTTCCAGCGCTATATCGAGCATCTGCCGACCGCCGGCGAAATGGTCTTCTACGACCGCTCCTGGTACAACCGCGCCGGGGTCGAGCGGGTAATGGGCTTCTGCTCGCCGACCGACTACCTCGAATTCATGCGCCAGGTGCCGGAATTGGAGCGGATGCTCGTCCGCTCTGGCATCCGGCTTTACAAATACTGGTTCTCGGTCACCCGTGACGAACAGCGCCGCCGTTTCGAATGCCGCGAGACCGATCCCTTGAAACGGTGGAAGCTGTCGCCCATCGACAAGGCGAGCCTCGACAAGTGGGACGATTACACCGAGGCGAAGGAAGCGATGTTCTTCTACACGGACACCGCTGATGCCCCCTGGACCATCGTCAAGTCAGACGACAAGAAACGGGCGCGCCTAAACTGCATGCGCCATTTCCTCGCCTCGCTCGACTATCCTGGCAAGGACCTGGAGGTCGTGACGGCGCCCGATCCGCTGATCGTCGGCCGGGCGAGCCATGTTGTTCACGGGGCCGACCATATCCTTGGCGCGTCACTCCATCCCGAGATGCGGCGCGCGCGCGCGGAGGACGCGGACGAGGAGGGCAACGGTCCGGTCCCGTCCCGTTCGCACAGGTCGAAAGCAGGGGCAAAGGCGGCACCGGCCGGAGAAAAGACACCCTCCGACGCGGGGTGA
- a CDS encoding helix-turn-helix domain-containing protein — MTEDNAAVAEKNWYSEETATFGDRLAGAREAMGLSQKDLAQRLGVRTKVIQGWEEDLKEPRANRLQMLAGMLNVSLMWLLTGEGDGIEAPDARSAMSAESAALLPEIRQIRTEMGDLADRLGRLESRLRLALTSEAA; from the coding sequence ATGACAGAGGACAACGCGGCAGTTGCCGAGAAAAACTGGTACAGCGAGGAAACCGCGACTTTCGGAGACCGTCTTGCCGGCGCCCGGGAGGCGATGGGCCTCAGCCAGAAGGATCTGGCCCAGCGGCTCGGTGTCCGCACCAAGGTGATCCAGGGTTGGGAGGAGGACCTGAAGGAGCCGCGCGCCAACCGCTTGCAGATGCTCGCCGGCATGCTCAACGTCTCGCTCATGTGGCTCCTGACCGGTGAGGGCGACGGGATTGAGGCGCCGGATGCGCGTTCGGCGATGTCGGCCGAGAGTGCCGCTCTCTTGCCGGAAATCCGCCAGATCCGCACCGAGATGGGCGATCTCGCGGACCGGCTGGGCAGGCTCGAATCCCGCCTCCGCCTCGCGCTGACGAGCGAGGCCGCATGA
- a CDS encoding GNAT family N-acetyltransferase, producing MQAQIFPGLSLSALPPDTPPVRTEWRDQLRAHLLRLGPQTRLNRFLGASSDATVAGYAARAAPAVLIEARVGGQLCGMAELHVRPGPRPVGEIALSVEDVWQRQGIGAALFDRAVLEARRRGVGDIWIFYLRSNLAIRKISERAGFTRIEDADPAMASAHLGRPAAGEAEAAWNGAPPDSRD from the coding sequence ATGCAGGCTCAGATCTTTCCAGGCCTCTCCCTGTCGGCGCTCCCGCCCGATACCCCGCCGGTCCGCACGGAATGGCGCGACCAGCTTCGGGCGCACCTCCTCAGGCTTGGGCCTCAGACGCGGCTGAACCGCTTTCTCGGCGCGAGTTCGGACGCGACAGTCGCGGGCTATGCGGCGCGGGCGGCGCCTGCCGTGCTGATCGAGGCGCGCGTCGGCGGCCAGCTTTGCGGCATGGCCGAGCTTCACGTCCGCCCGGGGCCCCGTCCGGTGGGCGAGATCGCGCTGTCAGTCGAGGATGTCTGGCAGCGTCAGGGGATCGGTGCCGCGCTTTTCGACAGGGCCGTGCTGGAGGCGCGCCGGCGCGGGGTAGGGGATATCTGGATCTTCTACCTCAGGTCCAACCTCGCGATCCGCAAGATTTCCGAACGCGCGGGTTTTACCCGGATCGAGGATGCCGACCCGGCGATGGCGAGCGCCCATCTGGGGCGGCCCGCCGCGGGAGAGGCCGAGGCCGCATGGAACGGCGCGCCGCCGGATTCGCGGGACTGA
- the parE gene encoding DNA topoisomerase IV subunit B: protein MANDFFSGQPDDYNASSIEVLEGLEPVRKRPGMYIGGTDERALHHLVAEVLDNSMDEAVAGHANRIEVELHADYAVTIRDNGRGIPIDPHPKFPGKSALEVILCTLHAGGKFSGKAYETSGGLHGVGASVVNALSDSMVVEVARNKELFEQRFSRGIPLGPVKKIGAAPNRRGTSVTFHADEEIFGHHRFKPARLLKMVRSKAYLFSGVEIRWKSAIDDGETPAEAVFHFPGGLSDYLAENLQGSSTYADRPFAGKVSFHDKFGEPGSVEWAINWTPSRDGFIQSYCNTVPTPEGGTHESGFWSAILKGIRAYGDLVKNRKAEMITRDDLMTGGCALVSCFIREPQFVGQTKDRLATEAAARMTEGAVRDHFDNWLASDTKSAGAILDFLVLRAEERLRRRQEKETARKSATKKLRLPGKLVDCSATNREGTELFIVEGDSAGGSAKMARDRRTQALLPLRGKILNVLGAASSKLGSNQEISDLSQALGCGMGTRFNIDDLRYEKVIIMTDADVDGAHIASLLMTFFFTQMRPMIDKGHLYLACPPLYRLTQGARRIYVADDAEKEAMLAKGLGGKGKIDVQRFKGLGEMDAKDLKDTTMNPETRKLIRVSIDEDEPGETSDLVERLMGKKPELRFQYISENARFVEELDV from the coding sequence ATGGCGAACGACTTCTTTTCCGGCCAGCCGGACGACTATAACGCCTCCTCCATCGAGGTGCTGGAAGGGCTCGAACCCGTCCGCAAACGCCCCGGCATGTATATCGGCGGCACCGACGAACGCGCGCTCCATCACCTCGTCGCCGAAGTGCTCGACAACTCGATGGACGAGGCCGTCGCGGGCCATGCCAACCGGATCGAGGTGGAGCTTCACGCCGACTACGCCGTCACCATCCGCGACAACGGCCGCGGCATCCCGATCGACCCGCATCCGAAGTTTCCCGGCAAATCCGCGCTCGAAGTGATCCTCTGCACGCTCCATGCCGGCGGCAAGTTCTCCGGCAAGGCCTACGAGACGAGCGGGGGCCTTCACGGCGTCGGCGCCTCCGTCGTCAACGCGCTGTCCGACAGCATGGTGGTCGAGGTCGCGCGGAACAAGGAGCTCTTCGAACAGCGCTTCTCGCGCGGCATCCCGCTCGGCCCGGTGAAGAAGATCGGCGCCGCCCCGAACCGCCGCGGCACCTCCGTCACCTTCCATGCCGACGAGGAGATCTTCGGCCACCACCGCTTCAAGCCGGCGCGGCTTCTGAAGATGGTGCGTTCCAAGGCCTACCTCTTCTCCGGGGTCGAAATCCGCTGGAAATCCGCCATCGACGACGGCGAAACCCCGGCCGAGGCGGTCTTCCACTTCCCCGGCGGCCTCTCGGATTACCTCGCCGAGAACCTCCAGGGCTCCTCGACCTATGCGGACCGGCCCTTCGCCGGCAAGGTCAGCTTTCACGACAAGTTCGGCGAACCGGGTTCGGTCGAATGGGCGATCAACTGGACGCCGTCGCGCGACGGTTTCATCCAGTCCTACTGCAACACGGTGCCGACGCCCGAGGGCGGCACCCATGAATCCGGCTTCTGGTCCGCGATCCTCAAGGGCATCCGCGCCTATGGCGACCTCGTGAAGAACCGCAAGGCCGAGATGATCACCCGCGACGACCTGATGACCGGGGGCTGCGCGCTGGTCTCGTGCTTCATCCGGGAGCCGCAATTCGTCGGCCAGACCAAGGACCGCCTCGCGACCGAGGCCGCCGCGCGCATGACCGAGGGCGCGGTGCGCGATCATTTCGACAACTGGCTCGCCTCCGACACCAAATCGGCGGGCGCGATCCTCGATTTCCTCGTCCTGCGCGCCGAGGAACGCCTGCGCCGCCGGCAGGAGAAGGAAACCGCCCGCAAGTCCGCCACGAAGAAGCTGCGCCTGCCCGGCAAGCTCGTCGACTGCTCCGCCACCAACCGGGAAGGCACCGAGCTGTTCATCGTCGAAGGCGACTCGGCCGGCGGCTCCGCCAAGATGGCGCGGGACCGCAGGACGCAAGCCCTCCTGCCCCTGCGCGGCAAGATCCTCAACGTCCTCGGCGCCGCGTCCTCCAAACTCGGCTCCAACCAGGAGATCAGCGATCTCTCGCAGGCCCTCGGCTGCGGCATGGGCACCAGGTTCAACATCGACGACCTGCGCTACGAGAAGGTCATCATCATGACCGACGCCGACGTGGACGGGGCGCATATCGCCTCGCTCCTGATGACCTTCTTCTTCACCCAGATGCGGCCGATGATCGACAAGGGCCACCTCTACCTCGCCTGCCCGCCCTTGTACCGGCTGACCCAAGGCGCGCGGCGCATCTACGTCGCCGACGACGCCGAGAAGGAGGCGATGCTGGCCAAGGGCCTCGGCGGCAAGGGCAAGATCGACGTCCAGCGCTTCAAGGGCCTCGGCGAGATGGACGCCAAGGACCTGAAAGACACCACCATGAACCCCGAGACAAGGAAACTGATCCGGGTCAGCATCGACGAGGACGAACCCGGCGAGACCTCCGACCTCGTGGAGCGGCTGATGGGCAAGAAGCCGGAACTGCGGTTCCAGTATATCTCCGAGAACGCGCGGTTCGTGGAGGAGCTGGATGTGTGA
- a CDS encoding MATE family efflux transporter → MTYGAHGRALLALGVPLVGSNLAQMALHVTDTVMVGWYGVTELAAVVLGASTFFILFILGSGFAQAVMPMVASALGRGDETQVRRDTRMGLWLSILYGIAIYPAMFWSGPILLALGQAGEVAALGQDYLRIAGLGMVPALLIMALKSYLSALERAGVVLWATLSGVVLNMALNWALIFGHWGAPELGVKGAAIASVATQVLTLAVMAFYADLNPDLRRFHLFQRFWRPDWPAFRQVYRLGWPIGLTGLFEGGMFEAAALMMGWIGTMELAAHGIALQITAVTFMAHLGLANAATVRVGRAQGVGDLVALKDGALIAVGMSMCVTAAVVVIFLALPEPLIRLFVDPANPLAPAITAYAATLLAVAALFQLADSTQVLALGLLRGVQDTRVPMLIASVSYWLIGIPSSYVLAFPLGLGGTGLWFGLVVGLAVAAVLLMSRFWGRWGRAAAAP, encoded by the coding sequence ATGACATATGGCGCCCATGGCCGGGCGCTGCTGGCGCTTGGCGTGCCGCTGGTCGGCTCGAACCTCGCGCAGATGGCGCTGCATGTCACCGATACCGTCATGGTGGGCTGGTACGGGGTGACGGAACTGGCGGCCGTCGTCCTTGGCGCCTCGACCTTCTTCATTCTCTTCATCCTCGGTTCGGGCTTTGCCCAGGCGGTAATGCCGATGGTGGCCTCCGCCCTCGGGCGGGGGGATGAGACCCAGGTCCGGCGCGACACGCGAATGGGGCTTTGGTTGTCGATCCTTTACGGGATAGCGATCTACCCCGCGATGTTCTGGTCGGGGCCGATCCTGCTTGCACTCGGCCAGGCGGGCGAGGTGGCCGCGCTGGGCCAGGACTACCTGCGCATCGCCGGGTTGGGCATGGTGCCGGCCCTGCTGATCATGGCGCTGAAAAGCTATCTCTCCGCGCTGGAGCGGGCCGGGGTCGTCCTCTGGGCGACCCTGTCCGGGGTGGTTTTGAACATGGCGCTCAACTGGGCGCTGATCTTCGGCCACTGGGGCGCGCCGGAGCTTGGCGTGAAAGGGGCTGCGATCGCCTCGGTCGCGACGCAGGTCCTGACCCTCGCGGTCATGGCGTTCTATGCCGATCTCAATCCGGACTTGCGGCGTTTTCACCTCTTCCAGCGATTCTGGCGGCCGGACTGGCCGGCCTTCCGGCAGGTGTACCGGCTCGGCTGGCCCATCGGGCTCACCGGTCTGTTCGAAGGCGGGATGTTCGAGGCGGCGGCGCTGATGATGGGCTGGATCGGCACGATGGAGCTTGCGGCCCACGGGATCGCGCTCCAGATCACGGCCGTCACCTTCATGGCGCATCTTGGTCTTGCGAACGCGGCGACGGTGCGTGTCGGGCGGGCGCAGGGCGTCGGCGACCTCGTGGCGCTGAAGGACGGGGCGCTGATCGCGGTCGGGATGTCGATGTGCGTGACGGCGGCGGTCGTCGTGATCTTTCTCGCCCTGCCGGAGCCGCTCATCCGGCTCTTTGTCGATCCGGCGAACCCGCTGGCCCCGGCGATCACCGCCTATGCGGCGACGCTTCTCGCAGTTGCGGCACTCTTCCAGCTTGCGGACAGCACCCAGGTGCTGGCGCTGGGTCTCTTGCGGGGGGTGCAGGACACGCGGGTGCCAATGCTGATCGCCTCGGTCAGCTATTGGCTCATCGGCATTCCGTCGAGCTATGTGCTCGCCTTCCCGCTCGGGCTCGGCGGCACCGGTCTCTGGTTCGGGCTGGTCGTCGGGCTCGCCGTGGCCGCGGTTCTGCTGATGAGCCGCTTCTGGGGCCGCTGGGGCCGGGCGGCGGCGGCCCCCTGA